TGACCTTCCCAATGGAGAGCATATTAACCATCACTTGATGTTGACGTCAGCAAACAGCTCTTCTCATCCTGCATCCTTCATCCTGCTTGGAATTCCAGGACTAGAGAATTCCCAGTTTTGGATTGCCTTTCCATTCTGTATTATGTATGTTGTAGCCACAGTTGGCAATATCATTATCCTTCATATAATCCGAACTGACCACACATTGCATGAGCCCATGTACCTTTTTCTGGCCATGTTGGCTATCACTGATTTAGTCCTCTCCTCCTCTACTCAGCCAAAAATGTTGGCCATACTCTGGTTTCATGCTCATGAGATTGAATATCATGCTTGCCTCATCCAGGTGTTCTTCATCCATGCCTTCTCTTCAGTGGAGTCTGGGATCCTCATGGCTATGGCCTTGGACCGCTACGTGGCTATCTGCTTCCCACTCCGGCACTCTAGCATCCTGACCACAGCTGTAGTGGTTAAACTGGGGGCAGTCGTGATGGTGAGAGGGCTGCTATGGGTGAGCCCCTTCTGCTTCATGGTCTCCAGGATGCCCTTCTGCCCCAACAAGATCATTCCCCAATCATACTGTGAGCACATGGCTGTGCTCAAGTTGGTGTGTGCTGATACAAGGGTCAATCGTGGATATGGGCTGTTTGTAGCCTTCTCTGTGGTTGGCTTTGATATAATTGTCATTGGTATATCCTACGTGATGATTTTGAGAGCTGTGCTGCGGTTACCCTCAGGTGAAGCCCGCCTTAAGGCTTTTGGCACATGTGCCTCTCATATCTGTGTAATCTTGGCTTTATATATCCCAGCCCTCTTCACATTCCTCACCCACCGATTTGGCCATCACGTGCCCCGAGTGGTACACATCATGTTTGCTAATGTCTATCTACTGGTACCTCCCATGCTCAACCCCATCATCTATGGAGTTAGAACCAAACAGATCAGGGACAGGGTTATCCGAGCATG
This window of the Lepus europaeus isolate LE1 chromosome 7, mLepTim1.pri, whole genome shotgun sequence genome carries:
- the LOC133763816 gene encoding olfactory receptor 52R1-like; amino-acid sequence: MLTSANSSSHPASFILLGIPGLENSQFWIAFPFCIMYVVATVGNIIILHIIRTDHTLHEPMYLFLAMLAITDLVLSSSTQPKMLAILWFHAHEIEYHACLIQVFFIHAFSSVESGILMAMALDRYVAICFPLRHSSILTTAVVVKLGAVVMVRGLLWVSPFCFMVSRMPFCPNKIIPQSYCEHMAVLKLVCADTRVNRGYGLFVAFSVVGFDIIVIGISYVMILRAVLRLPSGEARLKAFGTCASHICVILALYIPALFTFLTHRFGHHVPRVVHIMFANVYLLVPPMLNPIIYGVRTKQIRDRVIRACWGKDP